A part of Sparus aurata chromosome 19, fSpaAur1.1, whole genome shotgun sequence genomic DNA contains:
- the c19h11orf65 gene encoding protein MFI isoform X2 yields MSLQDEQQIAARRIQRAWIRYVITFPPSIYYKIFTHRPITDVCASSPRNYTKGLKKPAAPQSKRGLPVGQEDRSGWYRRMENNSWRLFCCKVVPTADPTEVGANKKKDFHYSTLQRQRDVDEWRKRRKMEWLTQMYNRGRLQTDPEHRYMATLVENSAQEGTGVTEEKGDDETPKDWELEELLAWTNTLNFEDYMEEWRCLACSHSSERSIDVHSHPSVLDPHEYAAAAAAAAAAAAADDDDDDDCDDAADGDSY; encoded by the exons TCTGCAGGACGAACAGCAGATAGCAGCCAGAAGAATTCAGAGGGCCTGGATAAGATATGTG ATTACTTTTCCGCCCAGCATTTACTACAAGATCTTCACCCATCGGCCCATCACTGACGTGTGTGCCAGCAGCCCAAGGAATTACACCAAAGGCCTGAAGAAGCCTGCAGCCCCGCAGTCTAAAAGAGGCCTGCCTGTTGGGCAGGAGGATCGATCAGGATGGTACCGGCGTATGGAGAACAACAGCTGGAGGCTCTTTTGCTGCAAG GTGGTACCCACGGCTGACCCCACGGAGGTCGGCGCCAACAAGAAAAAAGACTTCCACTATTCCACGTTGCAGCGGCAACGGGATGTAGAcgagtggaggaagaggaggaaaatggaATGGCTGACGCAGAT GTATAACCGGGGACGTCTGCAGACTGACCCAGAGCACCGATACATGGCGACGCTGGTGGAGAACTCAGCACAGGAAGGGACGGGCGTCACTGAGGAGAAGGGAGACGATGAGACACCGAAGGACTGGGAGCTGGAAGAGCTCCTGGCCTGGACCAACACTCTCAACTTTGAGGA TTACATGGAGGAGTGGAGATGTCTGGCGTGCAGCCACTCCTCTGAGAGGAGCATAG aTGTTCATTCACATCCGTCCGTGTTAGATCCACATGagtatgctgctgctgctgctgctgctgctgctgctgctgctgccgatgatgatgatgatgatgattgtgatgatgctgctgatggAGACAGTTATTAA
- the c19h11orf65 gene encoding protein MFI isoform X1 has protein sequence MSLQDEQQIAARRIQRAWIRYVYRQVFKYLKYRISHCNQQDPQRILKTVNPREAELLDAAAGVFIRFRLGGITFPPSIYYKIFTHRPITDVCASSPRNYTKGLKKPAAPQSKRGLPVGQEDRSGWYRRMENNSWRLFCCKVVPTADPTEVGANKKKDFHYSTLQRQRDVDEWRKRRKMEWLTQMYNRGRLQTDPEHRYMATLVENSAQEGTGVTEEKGDDETPKDWELEELLAWTNTLNFEDYMEEWRCLACSHSSERSIDVHSHPSVLDPHEYAAAAAAAAAAAAADDDDDDDCDDAADGDSY, from the exons TCTGCAGGACGAACAGCAGATAGCAGCCAGAAGAATTCAGAGGGCCTGGATAAGATATGTG TACAGACAGGTCTTCAAGTACTTAAAATATCGCATCAGCCACTGCAACCAGCAGGATCCACAGAGGATTCTCAAAACTGTCAATCCCCGAGAG GCAGAGTTGCTGGATGCCGCTGCGGGGGTTTTCATCAGGTTTCGACTTGGAGGG ATTACTTTTCCGCCCAGCATTTACTACAAGATCTTCACCCATCGGCCCATCACTGACGTGTGTGCCAGCAGCCCAAGGAATTACACCAAAGGCCTGAAGAAGCCTGCAGCCCCGCAGTCTAAAAGAGGCCTGCCTGTTGGGCAGGAGGATCGATCAGGATGGTACCGGCGTATGGAGAACAACAGCTGGAGGCTCTTTTGCTGCAAG GTGGTACCCACGGCTGACCCCACGGAGGTCGGCGCCAACAAGAAAAAAGACTTCCACTATTCCACGTTGCAGCGGCAACGGGATGTAGAcgagtggaggaagaggaggaaaatggaATGGCTGACGCAGAT GTATAACCGGGGACGTCTGCAGACTGACCCAGAGCACCGATACATGGCGACGCTGGTGGAGAACTCAGCACAGGAAGGGACGGGCGTCACTGAGGAGAAGGGAGACGATGAGACACCGAAGGACTGGGAGCTGGAAGAGCTCCTGGCCTGGACCAACACTCTCAACTTTGAGGA TTACATGGAGGAGTGGAGATGTCTGGCGTGCAGCCACTCCTCTGAGAGGAGCATAG aTGTTCATTCACATCCGTCCGTGTTAGATCCACATGagtatgctgctgctgctgctgctgctgctgctgctgctgctgccgatgatgatgatgatgatgattgtgatgatgctgctgatggAGACAGTTATTAA